A region from the Thermanaeromonas toyohensis ToBE genome encodes:
- a CDS encoding PTS galactitol transporter subunit IIC, with translation MSIIKFILDLGATVMLPIIIFVLGLLLGQRPGRAFRSGLTIGVGFVGINLVIGLLVNNIGPAAQGMVNRFGIHLNVIDVGWPAAAAIAFASKIGAVVIPIGLAVNLIMLLTKLTRTINVDIWNFWHFAFTGALVTAATGSFAWGAVAAAINAAIVLKLADWTATLIQNFYEIPGISLPHGFSAAYVPIAIPLNALIDRIPGLNKIELNPEKIQQKYGILGEPLIMGLVLGLILGILAGFEAKKVLQLGVAMAAVMLLMPRMVKILMEGLIPVSEAARELFQKRFAGKEFYIGLDSAIAIGHPAAISTGIILVPITILLALIVPGNRVLPFGDLATIPFMVAMVAPICRGNVFRSVIIGAIVIAVGLLIATNVSPLHTQAAVDAAFKFPEGATAISSICDGANPLTWVILKLMSLSKL, from the coding sequence ATGAGTATTATTAAATTTATCCTAGATCTTGGTGCCACTGTAATGCTACCTATTATAATCTTTGTCCTAGGTCTCCTGTTAGGCCAACGGCCAGGCCGAGCTTTTCGCTCTGGCTTAACTATTGGTGTGGGTTTTGTAGGTATAAACCTGGTAATAGGGCTTCTAGTCAATAACATAGGACCAGCAGCCCAAGGCATGGTTAATCGTTTTGGCATCCACCTTAATGTAATAGACGTAGGTTGGCCAGCAGCAGCGGCCATTGCCTTTGCTTCCAAAATAGGAGCCGTGGTCATCCCTATTGGATTAGCTGTTAATCTTATTATGCTTTTAACTAAACTTACGCGTACAATAAACGTTGATATTTGGAACTTTTGGCATTTCGCCTTCACCGGTGCCTTAGTAACAGCAGCTACAGGAAGCTTTGCCTGGGGAGCTGTTGCCGCTGCCATAAACGCTGCTATTGTATTAAAACTTGCGGATTGGACAGCTACTCTCATACAAAATTTTTACGAAATCCCAGGTATTTCTTTGCCCCATGGGTTTTCCGCTGCCTATGTGCCGATTGCTATACCCCTCAATGCTTTAATTGATCGGATACCAGGTTTAAACAAAATTGAGCTAAATCCAGAGAAGATCCAGCAAAAATATGGTATCTTAGGTGAACCTTTAATCATGGGATTGGTACTAGGCCTTATCCTAGGTATCCTAGCAGGATTTGAAGCTAAGAAAGTTCTTCAGCTTGGTGTAGCTATGGCAGCAGTCATGTTGCTTATGCCGCGTATGGTAAAAATCTTAATGGAAGGGCTTATCCCTGTCTCTGAAGCAGCTCGCGAGCTATTCCAAAAAAGATTTGCTGGTAAAGAATTCTACATTGGTCTTGATTCTGCTATAGCCATAGGACATCCAGCAGCCATCTCCACCGGAATAATACTGGTGCCTATTACTATTCTTTTAGCTTTAATTGTACCTGGAAACCGTGTTCTCCCCTTTGGGGACCTGGCCACTATTCCCTTCATGGTAGCTATGGTAGCCCCCATCTGTCGCGGTAACGTTTTCCGCTCAGTTATAATCGGCGCCATAGTAATTGCCGTAGGCCTGTTGATCGCTACTAATGTATCTCCCCTTCATACCCAGGCTGCTGTAGACGCTGCTTTCAAATTCCCAGAAGGGGCCACTGCCATCTCCTCCATCTGTGATGGCGCTAATCCGTTAACTTGGGTGATATTAAAACTTATGTCTTTATCCAAGCTATAA
- a CDS encoding PTS sugar transporter subunit IIA, with amino-acid sequence MISLFSRDLIITSLEASSAYEALNVLGNLLLEKGVVKPSFPAAVIEREKKFPTGLELGKYNVAIPHADTQHVLQDSIAVGILKTPVSFARMDEPTKTVEVHTIFMLALTQPHSHLSVLKELTSFLQDGESLANLISAQNAEQVYSLLTQKLRLGGEEKG; translated from the coding sequence GTGATCAGTCTATTTAGCCGCGACCTGATTATTACCTCCCTGGAAGCCAGTTCAGCCTATGAGGCCCTAAATGTACTAGGCAACTTGCTTTTAGAAAAAGGAGTAGTAAAACCTAGCTTCCCGGCAGCTGTAATTGAGAGGGAGAAGAAGTTCCCTACCGGGCTGGAGCTAGGTAAATACAATGTAGCGATTCCCCATGCAGACACCCAGCATGTCCTGCAAGATAGTATAGCTGTTGGTATTCTAAAAACCCCCGTTTCTTTTGCTCGCATGGATGAACCAACTAAAACCGTGGAAGTACATACCATATTTATGCTAGCCCTTACCCAGCCCCATAGTCATTTAAGTGTTCTTAAAGAATTGACTAGTTTTTTACAAGACGGCGAAAGCTTGGCTAACCTTATTTCTGCCCAAAATGCTGAACAAGTATATTCCCTATTAACCCAAAAATTAAGATTAGGGGGTGAGGAGAAGGGATAA
- a CDS encoding PTS sugar transporter subunit IIB, with the protein MVSKKRVLIVCGTGIATSTVVAEKVKEGLKKRGIEVDTIQAKVVEVPSYAKEVDLIVATTPINVSTPVPVIKGLAFLTGLGEETLLDQIAQALK; encoded by the coding sequence TTGGTAAGCAAAAAACGGGTATTAATTGTTTGTGGTACAGGTATTGCTACTTCTACAGTAGTGGCCGAAAAAGTAAAAGAAGGGCTAAAAAAACGGGGCATCGAGGTTGATACCATCCAGGCTAAAGTGGTAGAAGTTCCAAGTTATGCTAAAGAGGTGGATCTTATAGTAGCTACTACACCAATTAATGTAAGTACGCCTGTCCCAGTCATAAAGGGCCTTGCCTTTCTTACTGGTTTAGGTGAAGAAACATTATTAGATCAGATTGCCCAAGCCCTTAAGTAA
- a CDS encoding uroporphyrinogen decarboxylase family protein, with translation MMTSKERVRAAINLQKPDRVPVAPLLEWYIPFQAGITTKEFIFDFDKACNAIIQVWEKHGKDIDYIVTFPYKFLHYLPFPTSHSVLFFNWIIPDGNELPQFREYPPIMKFEDYDRVMEKGWVELLRDVSVQHVLEPLQEIKKLREINLEWQEVRKVQPLAACYVMPPAELLSFARGFQEFTIDLYRHKKKILEFGEFMIRGTIDWAVCACEAVGVDIAFIYGGRISASFLSPRLFEEVCWPHLKQLVDGLAEKNIISLLHFDGDWEPMYPYLKELPQGKCILELEKSDIYKAKEMLGDRMCIMGNVDSTILRYGTPEDVKRECKKLIEICGEGGGFILSSGCEVPLDTPFENVQAMIEAAKEYGVY, from the coding sequence ATGATGACTAGCAAGGAACGTGTAAGAGCAGCTATTAATTTACAGAAACCTGATAGGGTTCCAGTTGCACCTCTTCTGGAATGGTATATTCCATTTCAGGCAGGTATTACAACTAAGGAGTTCATTTTTGACTTTGATAAGGCATGTAATGCGATCATACAAGTTTGGGAAAAGCATGGAAAAGATATAGATTACATTGTAACTTTCCCCTATAAGTTCCTACATTACTTACCTTTCCCAACATCTCATTCTGTTTTGTTTTTTAATTGGATTATACCAGATGGGAATGAGTTACCACAGTTTAGGGAATACCCGCCAATCATGAAGTTTGAGGACTATGATCGCGTTATGGAAAAGGGGTGGGTAGAACTCTTACGTGACGTATCAGTGCAGCATGTGCTGGAGCCCTTACAAGAAATTAAGAAGCTTCGCGAAATCAACCTTGAATGGCAAGAAGTGAGGAAAGTACAACCGCTGGCTGCGTGTTATGTTATGCCACCGGCGGAGTTACTTTCTTTTGCCCGGGGCTTTCAGGAATTTACCATTGACCTGTATCGTCACAAGAAAAAGATTCTTGAATTCGGCGAGTTTATGATTCGCGGAACTATTGATTGGGCTGTCTGCGCCTGTGAGGCCGTAGGTGTTGATATTGCTTTCATTTACGGTGGTCGTATATCCGCATCATTTCTTTCCCCTCGGCTGTTCGAAGAGGTTTGTTGGCCCCACTTAAAACAATTAGTGGATGGGCTTGCGGAAAAGAATATTATATCCCTTTTACATTTCGATGGCGATTGGGAACCTATGTATCCTTACTTGAAGGAACTCCCTCAGGGAAAATGTATTTTGGAATTGGAGAAGTCGGATATTTATAAGGCAAAAGAAATGTTAGGCGATCGTATGTGTATAATGGGGAACGTAGATTCTACTATCCTTCGTTATGGGACACCAGAGGATGTAAAAAGGGAATGTAAAAAGCTTATTGAGATATGTGGGGAAGGCGGCGGATTTATTTTGAGTTCCGGTTGTGAAGTTCCGTTGGATACTCCATTTGAAAACGTACAGGCTATGATTGAGGCTGCAAAAGAATATGGTGTGTACTAA
- a CDS encoding methyltransferase domain-containing protein: MELAELLRLNELWGPVYPYLARHVQEVLPPEAKEILELGPFSGGITWALAEVLPYAFFTIGEERQEVRDWLKEEGRKRRLLNRLHLVNTPLKPLAFPDERFEGVIFRGAFFFLDVDVLKEIYRVLKRGGKGFVGGGFGKFTPPAVIKSIAEESRQLNYRLGKRWLAVEEVKNIVLAAGLSHSCQICTEGGLWVIVEK; the protein is encoded by the coding sequence ATGGAGTTAGCTGAACTTTTGAGGCTTAATGAACTTTGGGGGCCGGTATATCCTTATCTGGCCAGGCATGTGCAAGAAGTTCTGCCACCTGAGGCTAAGGAAATCCTGGAACTAGGACCCTTTTCTGGCGGGATAACCTGGGCTTTAGCGGAAGTTTTGCCTTATGCGTTTTTTACCATAGGTGAGGAAAGGCAGGAAGTAAGGGATTGGCTAAAAGAAGAAGGTCGAAAGCGGAGGCTTTTAAATCGCCTCCATTTGGTAAATACACCTCTTAAGCCTTTGGCTTTTCCTGATGAGAGGTTTGAAGGTGTAATTTTCCGCGGAGCCTTTTTCTTTCTGGATGTGGATGTTCTTAAGGAAATATATCGGGTCCTTAAGAGGGGAGGGAAGGGTTTCGTGGGTGGAGGATTTGGTAAGTTTACCCCTCCTGCCGTTATTAAAAGCATTGCCGAAGAATCCCGCCAGCTTAATTACCGGCTGGGGAAAAGATGGTTGGCGGTAGAAGAAGTAAAAAATATAGTACTAGCTGCTGGATTATCACACAGCTGCCAAATATGTACTGAAGGCGGCTTGTGGGTGATTGTGGAAAAGTAA
- a CDS encoding AzlC family ABC transporter permease has product MDWQEEIGRGLKSAFPIVLGYLPLGFVYGVLAREAGLDLFTTVLMSMLVYAGSAQFIAVSLLANGAAALSIIFTTFLVNLRHLLMSASLVPYLRRYHPSFLALLSAEITDETFAMAMTHYGNYKPSLFYHFTLHLTSHFSWVLASFLGGLSGNLLGDPSRLGFNFALPAMFIILLILQLKNKKTMLVAGIAGILSVVMALFLPSNWNIILAACLAATIGVAVEPWIDRSC; this is encoded by the coding sequence ATGGACTGGCAAGAAGAAATAGGGCGCGGTTTAAAAAGCGCCTTTCCCATTGTCTTGGGCTATTTACCTCTGGGTTTTGTTTACGGTGTACTGGCTCGGGAAGCCGGGTTAGATCTTTTCACCACCGTGCTAATGTCGATGCTAGTGTACGCCGGCTCTGCTCAGTTTATCGCCGTTAGTCTTCTAGCCAACGGCGCCGCAGCTCTTTCTATTATTTTTACAACCTTCTTAGTTAACCTGCGCCACTTGCTCATGAGCGCTTCCTTGGTACCCTACCTCAGGCGTTACCATCCCAGCTTCTTAGCTTTGCTCTCGGCAGAAATCACGGACGAAACTTTTGCCATGGCCATGACCCATTACGGGAACTATAAGCCCAGCCTTTTTTATCATTTTACCCTGCACCTTACCTCCCACTTTTCCTGGGTATTGGCTTCTTTCCTAGGCGGCTTGAGCGGAAATCTCTTGGGAGACCCCAGCCGTTTAGGCTTCAATTTTGCTCTGCCGGCCATGTTTATTATCTTACTTATCCTGCAGCTTAAAAATAAAAAGACCATGCTAGTAGCAGGGATAGCAGGAATTTTATCGGTAGTTATGGCGCTTTTTCTGCCCAGCAACTGGAATATTATCTTGGCCGCCTGTTTGGCGGCCACTATAGGGGTGGCTGTAGAACCGTGGATCGACAGATCCTGTTAG
- a CDS encoding class I SAM-dependent methyltransferase yields the protein MDKDLTETIKKRYNRTAFFYDWMDRVISPHWRKLVWQEAYGRVLEVGVGTGANFPFYPPYCQVTAIDFSPKMLERAQQKLYLARAPVTLLEMDVQQLKFPSGSFDTVVATFVFCSVPDPVRGLQEVCRVCHPEGKIVLLEHVRSENRLLGSLMDLLNPLIVYLFGSNINRRTVENVKKAGIKIERVENLAGEIVKLIVGRPKRDNPRLAD from the coding sequence GTGGATAAAGATCTTACAGAAACAATTAAAAAACGTTATAACCGCACAGCTTTCTTTTATGACTGGATGGATCGGGTGATTTCTCCCCATTGGCGAAAGCTTGTCTGGCAGGAGGCTTATGGCCGGGTGCTGGAGGTGGGAGTGGGTACAGGGGCTAATTTCCCTTTTTATCCTCCTTATTGCCAGGTGACGGCCATAGACTTTAGCCCCAAGATGCTGGAACGGGCCCAGCAGAAACTTTATTTAGCGCGGGCCCCGGTGACGCTACTGGAGATGGATGTACAGCAACTTAAATTTCCCTCTGGTAGTTTTGATACGGTGGTGGCCACTTTTGTTTTTTGCAGTGTCCCTGACCCGGTGCGCGGGTTACAAGAAGTATGCCGGGTCTGCCATCCAGAGGGGAAAATTGTTTTGTTAGAGCACGTTCGCAGCGAAAATAGGCTTTTAGGATCCCTTATGGATCTGCTAAATCCTCTAATTGTTTACCTTTTCGGCTCTAACATTAACCGGCGAACTGTAGAGAATGTAAAGAAAGCAGGAATAAAGATTGAAAGGGTGGAGAATCTCGCTGGGGAGATAGTAAAGTTAATTGTAGGAAGACCAAAAAGAGATAACCCCAGGCTAGCAGATTAA
- a CDS encoding GntR family transcriptional regulator: MSIDKSSFIPPYYQLAQILERQIRSGEYRPGDALPSEAELSEKYGLSRMTVRRSLSQLARAGLIRTEKGKGTFVSRPQLDRAVFVMDEFHKEMAARGLTSSVRLLEARLVPAPEKAARKLQLPVGTKVLYIRRSLLADGEPMAYDRKYLRYDRGRPILENELQYQALPDMVEKHAEVLPASSKMILQVTLLNDEEARALHVAPGSPAFLLEQILLASDGRPVGWGWCLYRGDRYQLTSVPGTI, encoded by the coding sequence GTGTCTATAGACAAAAGCTCATTTATACCCCCGTACTATCAGTTAGCTCAAATTCTCGAACGCCAGATCAGGTCAGGTGAATACCGTCCTGGCGATGCCTTGCCCTCCGAAGCAGAACTTAGCGAAAAATATGGGCTTAGCCGAATGACTGTGCGGCGAAGTCTTAGCCAGCTGGCCAGGGCTGGCCTCATCCGCACTGAAAAGGGGAAGGGGACCTTTGTCTCCCGGCCTCAGCTTGACCGGGCTGTTTTTGTAATGGATGAATTTCACAAAGAGATGGCTGCCCGGGGCCTAACTTCCAGTGTTCGGCTCCTGGAAGCCAGGCTAGTTCCTGCCCCAGAAAAGGCGGCCAGGAAATTACAACTCCCAGTAGGCACCAAAGTGCTTTATATTCGCCGTTCCCTATTAGCTGATGGGGAACCCATGGCCTATGATCGCAAATACCTCCGTTATGACCGGGGGCGGCCTATACTAGAGAACGAACTCCAGTACCAGGCGCTGCCGGATATGGTAGAGAAACATGCCGAGGTTCTACCTGCTAGTAGTAAAATGATTCTCCAGGTGACCCTCCTAAATGACGAAGAGGCCCGTGCCCTCCATGTGGCGCCAGGATCACCAGCCTTCTTGCTAGAGCAAATACTTCTAGCCAGCGATGGCCGGCCGGTAGGTTGGGGCTGGTGCTTATACCGTGGAGATCGGTATCAATTGACTTCAGTTCCAGGAACGATTTAA
- a CDS encoding DUF1638 domain-containing protein, whose amino-acid sequence MGRYMVIACKVLEEELLSLGLDGYEWYFLDQGLHRSPDQLRLALQEAIDSIRNSERILLGYGFCGGALEGLRARTVPLTIPRLDDCIPLLLGSVEARKAWGSETYFLSAGWLAGEESLVREYARCVSRYGEERGSLLIRQLFCHYRRVVFIKTGRQGEDLEGEKVREVAEKIGLRFEVTDGHKGYLQKLLQGPWDNLFLHVPPGEVVTLGKYYGHSHSKERMNLNS is encoded by the coding sequence ATGGGGCGATATATGGTCATTGCCTGTAAAGTTTTAGAAGAAGAACTTTTATCTCTGGGTCTAGATGGGTACGAATGGTATTTTTTGGATCAAGGGTTGCACCGTTCACCAGACCAGCTGCGGCTGGCTTTACAGGAGGCCATTGATAGCATTCGTAACAGTGAAAGAATATTACTGGGGTATGGTTTTTGCGGCGGAGCCTTGGAAGGACTGCGGGCGCGAACCGTACCCCTTACTATTCCAAGACTAGATGATTGCATTCCGCTTCTTCTGGGTTCAGTGGAGGCTAGGAAGGCGTGGGGGTCTGAGACATACTTTTTATCGGCTGGCTGGTTAGCTGGGGAAGAGAGCCTGGTGCGGGAGTATGCGCGTTGTGTTTCCCGTTATGGTGAAGAACGAGGGAGCCTTCTAATACGTCAACTTTTCTGTCATTACCGCCGGGTAGTATTTATAAAGACAGGGCGGCAAGGAGAGGACTTAGAGGGAGAAAAGGTGCGTGAAGTAGCGGAAAAGATTGGACTAAGATTCGAGGTAACCGATGGGCATAAAGGCTATTTACAGAAGCTGTTACAGGGTCCCTGGGATAATCTATTCCTGCACGTGCCTCCCGGGGAGGTAGTTACACTAGGAAAGTATTACGGTCACAGTCATTCCAAAGAGCGGATGAACTTGAACTCTTGA
- a CDS encoding cobalamin B12-binding domain-containing protein translates to MTLLGQLLADLQEEKVLNEVRAQLAAGKDPLQIIEECRQGMQLVGERFEQKEYFVSDLVMSAAIFSQVTELIAPHLKGEAGGPKGKVVIGTAKGDIHDIGKNIVIAMLQCHGYEVIDLGVDVEPQKFVDAVRESGAGIVGISCLLTVAFPALKETVDAFVEAGIRDRVKIMIGGAPVNEKVKEYAGADAVGRDAMAAVNLAREFLKVFSK, encoded by the coding sequence ATGACTTTGTTGGGACAATTGCTGGCTGATCTACAAGAGGAAAAGGTATTAAATGAAGTAAGGGCTCAGTTGGCAGCAGGGAAAGATCCTTTACAGATTATTGAAGAATGCCGCCAAGGTATGCAGCTAGTAGGGGAACGGTTTGAACAGAAGGAATATTTTGTGTCAGATCTGGTGATGTCAGCCGCTATTTTTAGCCAAGTGACAGAATTGATCGCTCCTCACCTAAAAGGAGAAGCAGGTGGCCCAAAAGGTAAGGTAGTGATCGGCACTGCTAAGGGAGATATCCACGATATAGGCAAAAATATTGTAATTGCTATGCTTCAGTGCCATGGGTATGAGGTCATCGATTTGGGGGTGGACGTAGAGCCGCAAAAGTTTGTAGACGCGGTTCGAGAAAGCGGGGCGGGTATTGTAGGTATTTCCTGTTTGTTGACAGTAGCTTTCCCTGCCCTTAAGGAGACGGTGGATGCTTTTGTGGAGGCTGGTATACGTGATCGGGTGAAGATCATGATTGGCGGTGCGCCTGTAAACGAGAAGGTTAAGGAGTATGCTGGTGCTGATGCGGTGGGAAGAGATGCTATGGCAGCAGTGAATTTAGCTAGGGAATTTTTAAAAGTATTTTCAAAATAG
- a CDS encoding cobalamin B12-binding domain-containing protein, producing MIIRRRWFTLGPLALAMAELDEKRALELVKLALREEKSPLEIVEECRQGLKVVGERYSCGEYFLSDLIMSAEIFQEVLRALEPYLPVSSTPQEQPNKADIVFGTVEGDIHDIGKNITISLLRCEGFRVYDAGVDIPPDVFLTLLRETGAQVLALSALLTSSFEAMRRTVQLVRMMAPKPPVKIIIGGLVNERVCQYVGADAWVREAGEGVAICRRWLGMRVVRGRAEKIMGL from the coding sequence ATGATTATTAGGAGAAGGTGGTTTACTTTGGGTCCTTTAGCCCTGGCTATGGCCGAATTGGATGAAAAGAGGGCCCTAGAACTGGTAAAGCTAGCGCTGCGTGAAGAGAAGTCACCTTTAGAGATCGTAGAAGAATGCCGGCAGGGGCTTAAAGTAGTAGGTGAACGTTATTCCTGCGGGGAATATTTTCTAAGTGATTTGATCATGTCGGCGGAAATATTTCAAGAAGTGTTACGGGCCTTAGAACCTTATTTACCCGTCTCGTCCACCCCACAAGAACAACCCAATAAGGCAGACATCGTTTTTGGAACGGTGGAAGGGGACATTCATGACATTGGAAAGAATATAACTATTTCCCTTCTGCGCTGTGAAGGTTTTCGAGTTTATGACGCAGGTGTAGATATCCCACCCGATGTCTTTTTAACTCTCCTCCGGGAAACAGGCGCTCAGGTTTTGGCGTTATCTGCTCTGCTGACTTCTTCCTTTGAAGCTATGCGCCGGACCGTCCAATTGGTCCGCATGATGGCTCCGAAGCCCCCGGTGAAAATAATAATAGGAGGATTGGTAAATGAACGTGTCTGCCAGTACGTGGGGGCCGATGCTTGGGTGCGAGAGGCAGGAGAAGGGGTGGCTATCTGCCGGCGCTGGTTAGGGATGAGAGTTGTTAGGGGGCGGGCTGAGAAGATTATGGGACTATAA